From the Hoplias malabaricus isolate fHopMal1 chromosome 13, fHopMal1.hap1, whole genome shotgun sequence genome, the window ctccgggtgactgtctgtgaggagtgtggtgtgttctctctgtgtctgcgtgggtttcctccgggtgactgtctgtgaggagtgtggtgtgttctccctgtgtctgcgtgggtttcctccgggtgactgtctgtgaggagtgtggtgtgttctccctgtgtctgcgtgggtttcctccgggtgactgtctacgaggagtgtggtgtgttctccctgtgtctgcgtgggtttcctccgggtgactgtctgtgaggagtgtggtgtgttctccctgtgtctgtgtgggtttcctccgggtgctccggtttcctcctgcgctccaaaaacacacgtttgtaggtggattggcgactcaaaagtgttcgtaggtgtgagtgaatgtgggtgtcgccctgtgaaggactggcgccccctgcatggtgtattcctgccttgcgctcaatgattggtcgctctggacccaccgcaaccctgaactggataagggttacaaacaatgaaaaaaGCTGGGTTAACCTTAAGGAAGCTTGAGTTATCGCTGTTCTTTTGCCAATGAGGAATACTCAGGGTGTTCAAGGCTTGGTGATTTGAGCATTGTAAAATTAAAGTGACAACAGATGtgtcatttttcttttcatgtATCTGTGTAGGTGGATGTATCCAAGCTAAGTCTATTATTGGTTCGACCTCCAGGAGTCGGACTGAAGGCCTCATTTTTTGCTTTCTGAAGGTCCTGGATACAAGCTTGAAGCAGGACTCCTTTATTCCACTCTGAAGTTGGAAACAACCCAATGTCAACAGCAGAGCAACAGTTTTGTGGTCACTTACTGTCTGTTACAATACTGCTTCATACGATAAAACTTCAGAAGTCTGTGTTTAATTCATCTAGAGCTTTGTAGATCCATTGTAGGTGCTGAAAAACACAGACCAGCTTTATTTTCCAATGCAAAGGGAGCGTACATTGTGCAGTTAACAGTGTATAAAACACTGATTTACACAGTAATATTTAAATGGAGGTTATGTTATTTTCCAAAAAATGTCTATGGTTTATCACTGACACTATTTTTGCCGCCAATCATCAATGAACtgcaagagagaaaaacaagtgCATGTCATTAATTGATATTGAAAGTGTTGCCAGACATAGGGACGCCAACAATAACTACAAGGGTTAAAAGACATCAACACCAACCTAGACTCCTTTGAACTGTCATCAGTCCTCTCTTCCGGGAAGCAGACAGCTTTTAAATAAGGGTGTCTGTCTCTGCCCTCGGCCAAATCACACGACTGCACAGACCTGACATGCAATCAGCAGACAACAAAACACGGTGTCCGGCAAATACCTGCTTTAAAAGCAAACCACCCATTCCTGAAGCTTCATTTAATCAGGTTCCACTTCTTTTTTGAGCCTGTGTGAATCTTCTTATTGGAACCAGGAATTATAATAAAGCTCCTAGAAGACTCGATTTAACATGATCAGAAAACACATCTTGTGCTACATATAAATAATAGACACAAATATATTTGGAGGGCTGGGACGGATTGGTTTTGATGCCACTAACCTGGTTgtggtgataaaaaaaaatgcctcAGTCCCAGAGGAATCCGTTTGTGCCTCTCACTTCCCACATTTAAAagtgaattttttatttacaccTTTACATTCTATGCCAACACAGAACAACATACTTTGAGAGTTGTGCAGACACAGAGCCAGGGAAGATATGACATATGTTGCTGTTCTTTACGCACTGTCTTTCCGTAACCTACATCTTGATGATGTAGGATCTGAGGAATTATTGGCAGCTGCTTGTGTATTCAAGGCCCAGCCATGCTTCTTTCTCAATCTTTCTCAGTCCTGATTAAGAGATATGCTTTTCAACTCCAAGAACCTGAAGTGTCTTTGAAGGAGCTTCATCTGTGACAAGCAAAGCAAGAGCAGCCTTTTCTATAACATGTGGCATGAAAGAATGCTCGCGAGTGTTCTCACATGTTCacatgaggtttttttttttctttttggccgTTCTCATTACTGACATCTTCAATGTGTTCTTTTCTCTATGGCTTATCCCAACTCCCCAGGGTTCCTTCTTAGCCTCCTGTGGAGCGGTGGGATGCTTACCATGGCTTAGGATTTCTCAGTGCACAGCTACCGTGACGGGCAAGagctctctggaggactgagaCTGCTGCGCTCCGTCGGGTGCCAAGCGTACGCTCACGCTGCCATCCGGCATCCCTGGGTCGACCCGCAAATCCCTGTGGCCCAGCTGGATGGCCACAATGAACTGCCTCTTGAAAGTCTCGCTTAGCATAATGTACAGAAGAGGGTTAATGCAGCTGTTGGCGTATCCCATACTAATGGCAATGTTGTAAGCGTAGACGAAGGCAAAGCTTGGCCGCTGCACTCCAAGGTGGGCCAGCTGTAGAATGTAATACGGAGCCCAGCAGATGAAGAAAGCCAAGCAGATGGCCACCGCCATGCGTGTAACCTTCCGAGTGCGGACGCGAAGACTGCGCTGCGGGAGAGGGGCGACGGTGGCGGCCATGTTCTTGAGGATCTTGAAGAAGACCACGCAAATCACCACCAGCGGCAAAGCGAAGGCCAGCACGAACTGGTAGAGTGTGAACCAGTACGTGTCGGTGGCCGGGTTGGGAAGTAGAAGGGCGCAGCCCACAGAGCCATCTCGCAGAGGCATGAGGCCAGCGTACATCCAGACAGGAGTGATGGAGAGCAGGGACAATATCC encodes:
- the mchr1b gene encoding melanin-concentrating hormone receptor 1, which produces MDFISDPDDNSSLQFNSSRIVQAEIGEPYRNVLMPSIYGVICFVGIVGNCIVIYTIVKKTKFRAQQTVPDIFIFSLSIVDLLFLLGMPFLIHQLVGNGSWCFGATMCTVITALDSNSQIVSTYILTVMTLDRYLATVHPIRFNHVRTPCMAVSMVSLVWILSLLSITPVWMYAGLMPLRDGSVGCALLLPNPATDTYWFTLYQFVLAFALPLVVICVVFFKILKNMAATVAPLPQRSLRVRTRKVTRMAVAICLAFFICWAPYYILQLAHLGVQRPSFAFVYAYNIAISMGYANSCINPLLYIMLSETFKRQFIVAIQLGHRDLRVDPGMPDGSVSVRLAPDGAQQSQSSRELLPVTVAVH